AATGCCGCTACCCGCATAGCTGCCCGGAGATAGTCCGAGAAGACAAAGAAGGTTCCGGCATAAGGAATCGACCCGCCGTGTAAACGAATCCCGTTCATGGCAGCACCCATGCCAAACTCACGGACACCATACCAAATGTTACGACCCGCATAATTTCCAGCTTCAAAGTCACTATCGGCGTCAATGTAAGTATTGTTGGAGGACTTCAAGTCCGCAGACCCGCCCCAGAATTCAGGGAGAGTTTGAGCAATGGCTTGGATGGCTTTTTGGCTGGTTTTCCGCGAAGCCATAGCCTCATCGTTAACGTCATAGCTAGGCAGGCAGTCCGCCCAGTCAGCGGGTAATTCACCGGCATAGGCGCGTTGATATTGGGCAGCTAAGTCCGCATAGTCGGCTTCATAGGCCTTGAATTCTTCTTGCCAGTCTGCTTGCGCCTGAGCTCCACGGTCAGCGACCCGTTCTTGGAAGCGATTGTAAACTTCTTGAGGAATATCAAAGGCTTCATGGTTCCAACCGTAAACTTGGGCAGCGTGAGCCCGGTCTTCTTCACCAATTGGGTTCCCGTGTGTTGCGGAAGTGCCTTCATTTTCAGAACCGTAACCGATCACGGTTTTGACTTGGATGAGGGTTGGTTTATTGGTTTCAGCTTTGGCTGCTTCCACGGCTTTGGAAATGGCTTCTAAGTCACGGCCATCTTCCACTAGAATATGTTGCCAGCCGTAAGCTTCGAACCGGCCCTTATTGTCTTCGGTGAAGGCCTTGTCAGTTGGGCCGTCTAGAGAAATGTCGTTGGAGTCATAGAAGACAATCAATTTGCCTAATTGGAGGTGGCCAGCTAGGGAAGCCGCTTCATGGGAAATACCTTCCATCAAGTCCCCGTCCCCACAGAGGGCATAGGTGTAATGGTCAACGATCTTATAGTCACCTTGGTTATAGATAGCAGCGTCATGGGCTTCTGCCATAGCCATCCCTACTGCATTAGCAAAACCTTGGCCTAATGGACCAGTGGTCGCTTCGACCCCTTCGGTAAAGTGGACTTCGGGGTGACCAGGAGTCTTGGAATTTAATTGACGGAATTGTTTAATATCATCCATGGTCACTTGGTAACCAGATAGGTGTAATAAGCTATAGAGTAAGGCAGACCCATGCCCCGCTGATAAGACAAAGCGGTCCCGGTTGGTCCAGTGGGGATCACTTGGGTTTTGCACCATGTGTTCTGCCCATAATGCATAGGCCATAGGTGCTACACCCATAGGTAGGCCTGGGTGACCGGAATTAGCCTTGTTAA
This genomic stretch from Aerococcus mictus harbors:
- the tkt gene encoding transketolase, with product MFNQTDELAVNAVRMLSIDMINKANSGHPGLPMGVAPMAYALWAEHMVQNPSDPHWTNRDRFVLSAGHGSALLYSLLHLSGYQVTMDDIKQFRQLNSKTPGHPEVHFTEGVEATTGPLGQGFANAVGMAMAEAHDAAIYNQGDYKIVDHYTYALCGDGDLMEGISHEAASLAGHLQLGKLIVFYDSNDISLDGPTDKAFTEDNKGRFEAYGWQHILVEDGRDLEAISKAVEAAKAETNKPTLIQVKTVIGYGSENEGTSATHGNPIGEEDRAHAAQVYGWNHEAFDIPQEVYNRFQERVADRGAQAQADWQEEFKAYEADYADLAAQYQRAYAGELPADWADCLPSYDVNDEAMASRKTSQKAIQAIAQTLPEFWGGSADLKSSNNTYIDADSDFEAGNYAGRNIWYGVREFGMGAAMNGIRLHGGSIPYAGTFFVFSDYLRAAMRVAALSHLPSTFVFTHDSIAVGEDGPTHEPIEQLAAFRAMPNINTIRPADGNEVSAAWKLAIEAKDTPTVLALSRQNLPVLKGTADKAMEGVARGAYVLSDAQGDTPDGILIATGSEVNLALEAQAELAKDGIDVRVVSMPCQELFDQEDQAYKESVLPSEVKNRMAIEMAATFGWERYVGDQGVVLGLDRYGQSGKGGQVMEALGFNLDNVVKTYKNAF